A DNA window from Branchiostoma lanceolatum isolate klBraLanc5 chromosome 17, klBraLanc5.hap2, whole genome shotgun sequence contains the following coding sequences:
- the LOC136423133 gene encoding failed axon connections homolog, which translates to MVEENTYWGLTQYRWIDNFDKLQELFEIPWIAMLFMRRIRSNTKQKLMAHGIGRHSKDDLEGIIEKDLNAISTFLGAKPYLTGDEPTEVDAAVFGQLSEIVWTAPDSYLHRIVTLDCPNLLAYCNRIKDRYWPDWDQLTPIPTNKKTSWLMRLSIFLPFKQPHQNLQYVISCLKYVF; encoded by the exons ATGGTGGAGGAGAACACGTACTG GGGTCTTACCCAATACAGGTGGATAGATAACTTTGACAAGTTGCAGGAGCTGTTCGAGATTCCCTGGATCGCCATGCTTTTCATGAGACGTATAAGAAGCAACACGAAGCAGAAGCTGATGGCTCACGGCATCGGCCGCCATTCCAAGGACGACCTGGAAggcatcatagagaaggatctCAATGCTATCTCAACCTTTCTTg GTGCTAAACCTTACCTGACGGGAGATGAGCCTACTGAGGTGGATGCAGCAGTGTTCGGTCAGCTGTCAGAGATAGTTTGGACCGCGCCAGACTCCTACCTACACAGAATTGTCACTTTGGACTGTCCTAACCTGCTGGCCTACTGCAACCGCATCAAGGACCGCTATTGGCCAGACTGGGACCAGCTGACACCAATACCAACCAATAAGAAAACCTCATGGTTGATGCGTTTGTCGATTTTCTTGCCTTTCAAGCAACCACACCAAAACTTACAGTACGTCATATCCTGCCTTAAGTACGTGTTTTAA